A DNA window from Vigna angularis cultivar LongXiaoDou No.4 chromosome 1, ASM1680809v1, whole genome shotgun sequence contains the following coding sequences:
- the LOC108337619 gene encoding pentatricopeptide repeat-containing protein At4g39530, with amino-acid sequence MLLKLFNEFFFVLHNMNAESYLRECTESIRGFIHLVSTMRSHHRLLGSYLNSLNKIKMSKTLNLFTLSPHFLQPQDSPNLKQRKIGRELANLLQFPRPNVPTSNYFKKIHAHILVLGFHQHDVFLVNTLLHSYSKLNLLSDAQKLFDTMSHRNLVTWSSMVSMYTQHGYSVEALVLFCRFRRSCTEDPNEYILASVIKACTQLGSLGQALLVHGLIVKGGFVQDVYVGTSLIDFYAKHGYVDEARLIFDGLRVKTTVTWTAIIAGYAKFGRSEVSLKLFHQMREGDVYPDRYVISSVLSACSMLEFLEGGRQIHGYVLRRGFDIDVSVVNGIIDFYLKCHKVKTGRKLFDQLVDKDVVSWTTMIAGCMQNSFHGYAMDLFGEMVRKGLKPDAFGCTSVLNSCGTLQAEQKGRQVHAYAIKVNVDNDDFVKNGLIDMYAKCDSLTNARKVFDLVAAINVVSYNAMIEGYSRHSMLVEALDLFHEMRLSLSPPTLLTFVSLLGLSASLFLLKLSCQIHGLIIKYGSSLDNFAGSALIDVYSKCSCVGEARLVFEEVYDKDIVVWNAMFSGYSQQSENEESLKLYKDLQISRLKPNEFTFAAVITAGSNLASLRHGQQFHNQVIKMGLDDDSFVINSLVDMYAKCGSIEEAHKTFSSTNQRDIACWNSMISTYAQHGEATKALEVFEHMIMDGAKPNYVTYVGVLSACSHAGLLDLGFHHFESMSQFGVEPGIDHYACMVSLLGRAGKIYEAKEFIEKMPIKPAAVVWRSLLSACRVSGHVELGKYAAEMAISCDPLDSGSYILLSNIFASKGMWTKVRRVREKMDMSKVVKEPGWSWIEVNNEVHRFIARDTAHRDSTLISLVLDNLILQIKGFGYVPNTATFFLDD; translated from the coding sequence ATGCTTTTGAAACTCTtcaatgagtttttttttgttcttcataACATGAATGCCGAATCTTATTTAAGAGAATGCACTGAATCGATACGAGGATTCATCCACCTCGTATCTACGATGCGAAGCCATCACAGACTACTAGGATCCTACTTAAATTCCcttaacaaaatcaaaatgagcAAAACTTTGAATCTGTTCACTCTGTCACCTCATTTTCTTCAACCACAAGATTCTCCAAACCTTAAGCAACGGAAAATTGGTCGTGAATTGGCCAATTTGTTGCAGTTTCCGCGGCCAAATGTTCCTACTTCTAATTACTTTAAGAAAATCCATGCCCACATTTTGGTTTTGGGTTTTCACCAACATGATGTCTTCCTTGTCAATACTCTCTTGCATTCATATTCAAAACTGAACCTTCTAAGTGATGCACAGAAGCTGTTCGATACTATGTCTCATAGGAATCTGGTTACTTGGTCCTCCATGGTTTCTATGTACACTCAACATGGTTACAGCGTAGAAGCATTGGTTTTGTTCTGCCGGTTCAGGAGAAGTTGCACTGAGGATCCAAATGAGTACATTTTAGCCAGTGTTATCAAAGCTTGTACACAATTGGGTAGTCTCGGTCAGGCTCTTCTGGTGCATGGTTTAATTGTTAAGGGTGGGTTTGTTCAGGATGTTTATGTGGGCACatctttgattgatttttatgCCAAGCATGGTTATGTTGATGAAGCAAGGTTGATTTTTGATGGCCTAAGAGTTAAAACCACTGTCACATGGACTGCAATTATAGCAGGGTATGCAAAAtttggaagaagtgaagtatCCTTGAAGCTATTCCACCAAATGAGAGAGGGTGATGTTTATCCAGACAGATATGTGATTTCTAGCGTTTTAAGTGCTTGTTCGATGCTCGAGTTTCTTGAAGGCGGGAGGCAAATTCATGGCTATGTCTTAAGGAGGGGCTTTGACATTGATGTTTCAGTGGTCAATGGAATTAtagatttttatttgaaatgtcACAAAGTGAAGACAGGTCGGAAGTTATTCGATCAACTGGTGGATAAAGATGTTGTTTCGTGGACCACGATGATTGCCGGATGTATGCAAAATTCATTCCATGGGTATGCCATGGACCTGTTCGGTGAAATGGTTAGAAAGGGATTGAAGCCTGATGCATTTGGTTGCACTAGTGTTCTCAATTCATGTGGTACACTCCAGGCCGAACAAAAGGGAAGACAAGTGCATGCTTATGCTATCAAGGTCAATGTTGATAATGATGATTTTGTGAAAAATGGTTTGATTGACATGTATGCCAAATGTGATTCCTTGACTAATGCTAGAAAAGTCTTCGACCTTGTGGCTGCTATAAATGTAGTATCCTACAATGCAATGATAGAAGGATACTCGAGACACAGCATGCTAGTTGAAGCATTGGATCTTTTTCACGAAATGAGGCTAAGTTTATCACCACCAACTCTCTTAACGTTCGTTAGCCTTCTTGGGCTATCTGCATCGTTATTTCTCCTGAAACTCAGCTGCCAAATCCATGGCCTGATTATTAAATATGGGTCTTCTTTGGACAACTTTGCTGGAAGTGCTTTAATAGATGTTTATTCAAAATGCTCGTGTGTTGGGGAGGCACGACTAGTTTTCGAGGAGGTATATGACAAAGACATTGTAGTATGGAATGCAATGTTTTCTGGATACAGCCAACAATCGGAAAATGAAGAGTCTCTCAAACTTTACAAAGATCTACAGATTTCCAGGCTAAAACCCAACGAATTCACTTTTGCTGCCGTAATCACAGCAGGAAGTAACTTAGCGAGTCTTCGACACGGCCAGCAGTTTCACAACCAAGTGATAAAAATGGGTCTTGATGATGACTCCTTTGTCATAAATTCCCTGGTGGATATGTATGCCAAGTGTGGAAGCATTGAAGAGGCTCACAAAACATTCAGTTCTACAAATCAAAGAGACATTGCCTGTTGGAATTCCATGATTTCAACATATGCCCAGCATGGAGAGGCAACAAAAGCTCTTGAGGTGTTCGAACACATGATTATGGACGGAGCAAAGCCAAATTATGTCACATATGTAGGTGTACTATCAGCATGTAGCCATGCTGGACTTCTAGACCTTGGATTTCACCACTTTGAATCAATGTCCCAGTTTGGAGTTGAACCAGGGATTGATCATTATGCTTGCATGGTTTCTCTCTTGGGCCGGGCTGGTAAAATATATGAAGCCAAGGAATTTATTGAGAAAATGCCCATCAAACCAGCAGCAGTAGTGTGGAGGAGCTTGCTCAGTGCATGTAGAGTTTCAGGTCATGTAGAACTGGGAAAATATGCAGCTGAGATGGCAATTTCGTGTGATCCATTAGATAGTGGATCATATATAttactttcaaatatttttgcATCAAAAGGTATGTGGACAAAGGTAAGAAGGGTGAGGGAGAAAATGGACATGAGCAAGGTAGTGAAAGAACCAGGTTGGAGTTGGATTGAAGTGAATAATGAAGTTCACAGATTCATTGCTAGAGACACGGCCCATCGTGACTCTACACTTATATCTTTAGTTTTAGACAATTTGATTCTTCAAATCAAAGGGTTTGGTTATGTGCCTAACACTGCCACATTTTTTCTTGATGATTGA